One window from the genome of Candidatus Chlorohelix allophototropha encodes:
- a CDS encoding response regulator, giving the protein MNLQMLPLKDTYKLKALSSTPKKILIIDDNFVQASKTKFILEGKGYEIALVRDGIEGIKKADEIRPDLIVLDLYLPKVNGFEVCKTLKSTNKLRNIPIIVFSSENKLKNMVTAYEMGADYYVVKGEEGEHVLVLLLETVFSRMDRSSLRPF; this is encoded by the coding sequence ATGAACCTACAAATGCTACCACTCAAGGATACTTACAAGCTAAAAGCACTTTCTTCAACACCTAAAAAGATTTTGATAATAGATGATAATTTCGTGCAGGCTTCCAAAACTAAGTTTATTCTTGAAGGCAAAGGTTATGAAATCGCCTTAGTGAGAGATGGAATTGAAGGTATTAAAAAAGCTGACGAAATTCGCCCTGATCTAATCGTTCTAGATCTATATCTTCCAAAGGTTAATGGATTTGAGGTATGTAAAACTCTTAAATCCACCAATAAACTGCGTAATATACCGATTATCGTTTTTAGTAGCGAAAACAAGTTGAAAAATATGGTAACTGCTTACGAAATGGGCGCAGATTATTACGTGGTTAAAGGGGAAGAAGGGGAACATGTGTTGGTGTTGCTACTAGAGACGGTTTTTAGTCGTATGGATCGCTCTAGCCTACGCCCTTTCTAG
- the dnaX gene encoding DNA polymerase III subunit gamma/tau: protein MAIVKKSMESDDTPDKLSRSQSLYRKWRSQTFGELVGQDAVTRTLKNAITTGRVGHAYLFCGPRGTGKTSTARLLAKAINCLETEINARPCNKCEACRSISEGRAMDLIEIDAASNRGIEDIRDLRDKINFQPSALRKKFYIIDEVHMLTEPAFNALLKTLEEPPPHAIFVLATTDPQDIPTTVLSRCQRFDFQRISLEQIVARLRFVCSEEKVQAEKASLELVARQATGSLRDALSLLDQLIVFSDGNITLETVKQMLGVMNSEAVPDFVEALLERGLASGLEQISNLVQSGVDLKRFNRELVEHLRGMMLLKANPSARELLDLPHELLDRMQEQAKRINLSELITLLKIFSGVDYNLKVSPYTQLPLEIALMEAVLAETVVQPQATTRQVPNRAAPTPTVAHREPPVINQHRPAIAAVQKEPAIVSPIDEDEPPIAKAANPAEVAQVKKQPPVINPLRPLAPVNQQETPSTPAATDGANLTLAEVTQVWGQLLDKIGSAQVTVKALLTEAQPIGVQGKQIMLAFKYQFHREKISQEKTRIFVEEQYSQLLGQTIYIQCVSDESTNPNSAGGSARTDSKNSGKGSSPLDERSRAAARIFNATVQDFD from the coding sequence ATGGCAATAGTGAAGAAATCAATGGAGAGTGACGATACTCCCGACAAGCTAAGTCGCTCCCAATCACTCTACCGCAAGTGGCGCTCACAAACCTTTGGCGAACTGGTCGGTCAAGATGCAGTTACGCGCACCCTGAAAAATGCCATTACCACCGGAAGAGTCGGGCATGCCTATCTTTTCTGTGGTCCCAGAGGCACCGGAAAAACTTCCACCGCACGCCTATTAGCCAAAGCAATAAATTGCCTCGAAACTGAAATCAACGCACGCCCTTGTAACAAATGTGAAGCTTGCCGCAGCATCAGCGAGGGGCGAGCGATGGATTTAATCGAGATTGATGCTGCCAGTAACCGGGGTATTGAAGATATCCGCGACTTACGCGATAAAATAAATTTCCAACCCAGCGCATTACGCAAGAAATTCTATATAATTGACGAAGTACATATGTTGACCGAACCTGCTTTTAATGCGCTGCTCAAAACTCTGGAAGAACCGCCTCCGCACGCCATCTTTGTGCTTGCTACTACCGACCCGCAAGATATCCCGACAACAGTATTATCGCGCTGTCAACGCTTTGATTTCCAGCGTATCAGCCTTGAACAAATAGTGGCACGGCTTCGGTTTGTATGCAGCGAAGAAAAAGTGCAGGCTGAAAAAGCTTCTCTCGAATTGGTAGCGCGGCAGGCAACCGGAAGTCTGCGCGATGCTCTTAGCCTGCTTGATCAGCTAATTGTTTTCAGCGATGGGAATATCACCCTCGAAACTGTCAAGCAAATGCTTGGTGTAATGAATAGTGAGGCTGTCCCCGATTTCGTAGAGGCATTGCTTGAACGTGGGCTTGCATCAGGGCTTGAGCAAATCAGCAATCTGGTGCAAAGTGGTGTTGATTTGAAGCGTTTCAATCGTGAATTGGTAGAACACCTGCGCGGCATGATGCTACTCAAGGCAAACCCATCGGCGCGCGAATTACTCGATTTACCGCACGAGCTACTGGATCGGATGCAAGAACAGGCAAAGCGGATAAATTTATCTGAATTAATTACCTTACTCAAAATTTTCAGCGGAGTTGATTATAACCTGAAGGTATCACCTTATACCCAATTGCCGCTTGAAATTGCGCTTATGGAAGCAGTGTTGGCTGAAACGGTTGTGCAACCTCAAGCGACAACCCGCCAAGTCCCTAACCGTGCTGCCCCTACCCCGACGGTAGCGCATAGAGAACCGCCTGTCATTAATCAGCACCGTCCTGCCATTGCCGCGGTGCAAAAAGAACCAGCCATAGTGTCCCCTATTGATGAGGATGAGCCACCAATTGCCAAAGCAGCAAACCCAGCAGAAGTAGCGCAGGTGAAAAAACAGCCGCCTGTAATAAACCCACTACGCCCCTTAGCGCCTGTAAACCAGCAAGAAACGCCCTCTACGCCAGCAGCAACAGATGGCGCAAACCTGACTCTTGCTGAAGTAACACAAGTATGGGGACAATTGCTGGATAAAATCGGTAGCGCACAAGTCACCGTAAAAGCGTTACTTACCGAAGCGCAACCAATAGGAGTACAAGGCAAGCAAATTATGCTAGCTTTCAAATACCAGTTCCATCGTGAGAAAATTTCTCAGGAAAAGACCAGAATTTTTGTAGAAGAGCAGTATAGTCAGCTATTGGGTCAGACAATTTATATCCAGTGCGTATCTGATGAAAGTACCAACCCGAATAGTGCGGGTGGTTCTGCGCGTACAGATTCTAAAAATTCCGGGAAAGGTAGCTCACCGCTGGACGAACGTTCACGTGCAGCAGCGCGAATCTTTAACGCTACTGTACAGGATTTTGATTAG
- a CDS encoding response regulator, with translation MDDNSGLVRTMEKVLVKAGYEVIQATGFRDALDKATFQKFEILLTDFDMPEGNGIELIKRYREKNKNQKIVALIMSAYSEVELELIKNPGLADGFLLKPFLVRELLDLLKRYH, from the coding sequence GTGGATGATAATTCTGGCTTAGTTAGAACTATGGAAAAGGTGCTAGTAAAAGCCGGCTATGAGGTGATACAGGCTACTGGTTTTCGTGATGCTTTAGATAAAGCTACTTTTCAGAAATTTGAAATATTGCTTACCGACTTTGATATGCCCGAAGGCAATGGAATTGAGCTTATCAAACGTTATCGCGAAAAAAACAAGAATCAGAAAATTGTCGCATTAATAATGTCTGCCTACTCTGAAGTTGAGCTTGAGCTTATCAAAAATCCCGGTTTAGCCGATGGTTTTCTACTCAAACCTTTTCTGGTACGCGAGTTATTGGACTTACTAAAACGCTATCACTGA
- a CDS encoding CRISPR-associated protein Cas4, which yields MLWLIATALILLVVGLLFVRWSRNAANSTGLPFQYRIVYSDTEGWERVEKSLYSARHNLTGKPDYIVKTRTGFIPIEVKPKRTAPQPYYSDILQLAAYCLLLEEDWHKKPAYGILRYAQQTFRIEWDSVLQTELLEIISEMRELEKYAATPGCKLPEPGHDMTKRCFNCGYYQICHE from the coding sequence ATGCTTTGGCTTATTGCGACTGCTCTTATTTTACTTGTAGTGGGCTTGTTATTTGTGCGTTGGTCGAGGAATGCAGCAAATTCTACCGGTTTGCCATTTCAATATCGGATTGTTTATAGTGATACCGAGGGCTGGGAACGGGTTGAAAAGAGCCTATATAGTGCGCGTCACAACCTTACCGGTAAACCGGATTACATCGTCAAAACCCGAACGGGGTTCATTCCGATCGAAGTCAAACCCAAACGTACTGCGCCCCAACCTTACTACAGCGATATTCTCCAACTGGCAGCATATTGTCTATTATTGGAAGAAGACTGGCACAAAAAACCAGCTTACGGCATTTTACGCTATGCCCAGCAAACTTTCAGAATAGAGTGGGACAGCGTCTTACAAACCGAATTGCTAGAAATCATTTCAGAAATGAGAGAATTAGAAAAATACGCAGCAACGCCCGGTTGTAAATTGCCTGAGCCTGGTCACGATATGACAAAGCGCTGTTTTAATTGCGGTTATTATCAAATCTGCCATGAATAA
- a CDS encoding M48 family metallopeptidase, whose protein sequence is MTISTEMSENRQRKASKYAATRRTLFFVNSGLGLAALLLVLFSGFSLEIRKLIESWNNNQWLVVLLYMILMGGAYAILTFPLNLYSSLYLPRKYGLSHQTLGGWLIDVFKGAVIGGIIGLFLISLLYLGLRSLPEWWWLAGGIFYLFFVIIMSNLAPVIIMPLFNKFIPLENDELRERMLRLADKTGARVKGIYTMDFSRRTSASNAFVTGVGNTRRIVLGDTLTQHFTPDEIEVVMAHELGHHVHGDIWRGIFFDAIITMVGLFIANLLLQNTLGAFGFREIGDVAAFPLLALVLTGFGLFTNPITNAYSRSREKAADYYALDITENVASFITCMKKLANQNLAEVNPPGWAIWLFYTHPPISERVRLGENYARKQGLNPYPDSGYPQGESGSN, encoded by the coding sequence ATGACCATATCTACTGAAATGAGCGAGAATCGTCAGCGCAAGGCAAGCAAGTATGCCGCAACGCGACGAACGCTCTTTTTTGTTAATAGCGGGTTAGGACTGGCAGCGTTGTTACTGGTACTTTTCAGCGGATTTTCGCTGGAAATACGGAAGCTGATTGAAAGCTGGAATAATAACCAGTGGTTGGTTGTTCTGTTATATATGATTTTGATGGGCGGAGCTTACGCCATCCTGACTTTTCCCTTGAATCTTTACAGCAGCTTATATTTACCTCGAAAGTACGGGCTTTCCCACCAAACGTTAGGGGGTTGGCTCATTGATGTTTTCAAGGGCGCAGTAATAGGAGGGATAATCGGGTTATTTTTGATTTCGCTGCTGTATCTGGGCTTGAGAAGCTTACCGGAGTGGTGGTGGTTGGCAGGGGGTATATTTTACCTGTTCTTTGTGATAATAATGTCAAACCTTGCTCCTGTAATTATAATGCCCTTATTTAATAAATTTATTCCGCTAGAAAACGATGAATTGCGCGAACGTATGCTGCGACTCGCCGATAAAACCGGGGCAAGAGTCAAGGGCATTTATACGATGGATTTTAGCCGTCGTACCAGCGCCTCCAATGCTTTTGTAACCGGAGTGGGCAATACCCGCCGAATTGTGCTTGGTGATACCCTCACTCAACATTTTACCCCCGATGAAATCGAAGTGGTTATGGCGCACGAGCTAGGACACCATGTGCATGGCGATATATGGCGTGGAATTTTCTTCGATGCGATAATAACCATGGTAGGTTTGTTTATAGCAAACTTGCTGCTACAAAATACGCTTGGCGCTTTTGGTTTCCGAGAGATTGGCGATGTGGCAGCCTTCCCATTGCTGGCATTGGTTCTGACAGGGTTTGGTCTGTTTACAAATCCGATAACTAACGCCTACAGCCGTAGCCGCGAAAAGGCAGCGGATTATTATGCACTGGATATAACTGAAAATGTAGCCTCATTTATTACATGCATGAAAAAACTGGCTAACCAGAATCTGGCGGAAGTAAATCCACCCGGTTGGGCAATTTGGCTCTTTTACACCCACCCACCGATTTCGGAAAGAGTGCGGCTAGGAGAAAATTACGCCCGGAAGCAAGGCTTGAATCCTTACCCCGACTCAGGATATCCTCAAGGCGAATCAGGTTCAAATTAA
- a CDS encoding universal stress protein: MYKVIVPILNPNTAEDMVHLATTLSGVSSEKTDRLKVTVLGVVVVPSDTPLSQGASLVKAYRTMLRYIPPENNNKVEVRTEVRVAREVWQGIVEQVREEGANLLLLHWKGATQTPGAIYGSTIDMLMRDTPCDMVLARFNGFKPAKNILIPVRGSGYSSLALKLASNISEVWGTKLTVLHSFSQLVPGTVESASDLSDYSPAYTDSFGSENTFNASEILSELPPGAGLLTVQGDPTTSILREVPHYDMVVVGASGVEGKPSGENESMAIRLSRRLETPLLVVKANRPLTATKPGAPHRDDERLAEIIDQWFAQNTFRYREFRSMSSLTLLKASNNLSISLVFPVYGKVQPMNLAENIRRARFALMRDCALVDEIIISAPGALFDPDELTLLGAGEGEEVIYVHSDSPHSPEQSNGPGEALWHAMRKARGDIVVWADPSVSGFEPRHIYGLVGPLLTYTKFVMSCGFFSEEDENDFHPVMDELAELSIRPLLSGFFPRLSGVINPLCLVGAARRDSIERLPFFTESGFMPGLLIDATARNGLMSLVQVDLGAPAASVCAVAPQRTSAEVMEVLLRRIEDRAQVHLSQYFNSSLKAIHRENGAFFLKVVPQNSPVRELPPPIFAPGYYRNQF, translated from the coding sequence ATGTATAAGGTAATTGTACCGATTCTAAATCCAAATACGGCTGAGGATATGGTACATTTGGCTACCACACTTTCGGGTGTTTCTTCCGAGAAAACCGACCGTTTAAAAGTAACGGTACTTGGTGTGGTGGTTGTTCCGTCCGATACCCCTTTGAGTCAAGGTGCAAGCCTAGTCAAAGCTTACCGTACAATGCTGCGCTACATTCCCCCTGAAAATAATAATAAAGTGGAAGTGCGTACCGAGGTACGAGTCGCGCGTGAAGTTTGGCAAGGGATTGTGGAACAGGTACGCGAGGAAGGTGCGAACCTGTTGTTGTTGCACTGGAAAGGCGCTACCCAAACTCCGGGAGCAATCTACGGTTCTACCATCGATATGCTGATGCGCGACACACCCTGCGATATGGTGTTAGCACGCTTTAATGGCTTCAAGCCCGCTAAAAATATTTTGATACCTGTTCGGGGCAGTGGTTATAGCAGCCTAGCTTTAAAGTTAGCTTCCAACATTTCCGAAGTTTGGGGAACTAAGCTTACGGTTTTGCATAGCTTCTCACAACTTGTCCCCGGTACTGTCGAATCTGCGTCTGATTTGAGCGATTATTCTCCTGCTTATACTGATTCGTTTGGTTCGGAAAACACCTTTAATGCCTCTGAAATTTTAAGCGAATTGCCTCCCGGCGCGGGTTTATTAACCGTTCAGGGTGATCCTACTACCAGCATTTTACGTGAAGTTCCACATTATGACATGGTGGTGGTAGGGGCAAGCGGCGTAGAGGGAAAGCCTTCAGGTGAGAACGAGTCAATGGCTATCCGGTTATCCCGACGACTTGAAACTCCTTTACTGGTGGTTAAGGCTAACCGCCCGTTGACTGCAACTAAACCGGGTGCGCCGCATCGCGATGATGAGCGGTTGGCTGAAATCATTGACCAGTGGTTTGCTCAGAATACCTTCCGCTATCGTGAGTTCCGCAGCATGAGCAGTCTTACTCTACTCAAAGCCAGTAATAATTTGAGTATTAGTCTCGTTTTCCCGGTCTATGGTAAAGTGCAACCGATGAATTTGGCGGAGAATATCCGGCGCGCTCGTTTTGCCTTGATGCGTGATTGTGCTTTGGTAGATGAAATTATTATTTCTGCTCCCGGCGCTTTGTTTGACCCTGATGAGCTTACTCTATTGGGTGCAGGCGAGGGCGAGGAAGTGATATATGTTCATTCCGATAGCCCCCACTCTCCAGAGCAGAGTAACGGACCGGGGGAGGCGCTGTGGCACGCTATGCGTAAGGCGCGTGGTGATATTGTAGTATGGGCAGATCCAAGCGTAAGTGGGTTTGAGCCACGCCACATTTATGGGCTGGTCGGTCCTTTGCTCACCTATACCAAATTTGTAATGTCCTGCGGTTTTTTCTCCGAAGAAGACGAAAACGATTTTCACCCGGTAATGGATGAACTGGCAGAACTGAGTATCCGACCTTTACTGAGTGGCTTCTTTCCGCGCTTGTCCGGGGTGATAAATCCGCTCTGTTTGGTGGGTGCGGCACGCCGCGATAGTATTGAACGTTTGCCTTTCTTTACCGAGTCAGGCTTTATGCCGGGTCTGCTGATAGATGCTACGGCGCGAAATGGCTTAATGTCGTTGGTACAAGTAGATTTAGGTGCGCCTGCCGCCAGTGTCTGTGCTGTAGCTCCACAGCGTACCAGTGCTGAAGTAATGGAAGTGTTATTGCGGCGAATAGAGGATCGCGCTCAGGTGCATTTATCCCAATATTTCAATTCTTCTTTAAAGGCGATACACCGGGAAAACGGGGCTTTTTTCCTGAAGGTAGTGCCTCAAAACTCCCCTGTACGAGAGTTGCCGCCTCCAATTTTCGCCCCCGGTTACTATCGCAACCAATTCTAA
- a CDS encoding helix-turn-helix domain-containing protein: MVNSANPGGESIHQLIREARLHRGLTQHQLVAPHYSVAYLSQVEQGRVLPSMEFLDFLAEQLNLNLEQLHKQLKTIKYFSGRKSREKIEMHLMNAHIVLQMNQPENALAFLKELENNQIPLDLLARYHSIFGETELKLKNYQAALEHLNIAIELRSAEPIINEADQILELERVRNHIGQVYYLTGNFPRAREEHLKCLDAISKGKITDRRFTMYIYANLGNENYILSENEQAVTYYREAASLAERNEDNQSLAGIYWGLGLAYRGLNNPALSKLYLLRSAELFEQIQEWNSVVILRSMVGRAQAEDGEIEEALETLLKAIGLAKYCRDTDSMINARLNLAYCYHLNREYEKALEQAELAIQSVQNTTRNHIFGQILAQLADEYLALGREEEGFAKYREAINVLKESGEIEIYHRVLKRYADALKGKYKLQEAFEVYRSAYLSFTK, from the coding sequence ATGGTTAATTCTGCAAACCCCGGTGGGGAAAGCATTCATCAATTAATTCGAGAGGCGCGGTTACATAGAGGATTAACCCAACATCAACTGGTAGCGCCGCATTATTCAGTAGCATATCTCAGCCAGGTAGAACAGGGGCGAGTTCTGCCTTCAATGGAATTTCTAGATTTCTTAGCAGAGCAACTGAACCTTAATCTTGAGCAACTGCACAAACAACTGAAAACAATCAAATATTTCAGCGGTAGAAAATCTCGTGAAAAAATCGAGATGCACTTGATGAACGCCCATATTGTATTGCAAATGAACCAGCCTGAAAACGCGCTTGCCTTTCTGAAAGAGCTTGAAAACAACCAAATCCCGCTTGATTTACTGGCGCGTTATCATTCAATTTTTGGCGAAACAGAACTAAAACTCAAGAATTATCAGGCGGCGCTTGAACATCTGAATATTGCAATCGAACTACGTAGCGCAGAACCGATTATTAATGAGGCAGACCAAATACTTGAGCTTGAGCGAGTACGCAATCACATCGGGCAGGTTTATTATTTAACCGGGAATTTTCCGCGCGCGAGAGAAGAGCATCTTAAGTGTTTGGATGCGATTTCCAAAGGCAAAATTACCGACCGCCGTTTTACAATGTATATATACGCCAACCTTGGCAACGAGAACTATATACTCAGCGAAAACGAACAGGCGGTAACATATTACCGAGAAGCAGCCAGCCTTGCAGAACGAAACGAGGATAATCAATCTCTCGCCGGTATTTACTGGGGCTTGGGGTTGGCTTATCGGGGTTTGAATAATCCAGCTTTATCCAAACTGTATTTGCTGAGAAGTGCAGAACTATTCGAACAAATCCAAGAATGGAATTCAGTAGTAATCTTGCGTTCAATGGTAGGACGAGCGCAGGCGGAAGATGGCGAAATTGAAGAGGCTCTGGAAACGCTACTAAAAGCAATAGGGTTAGCAAAATATTGTAGAGATACTGACTCAATGATAAACGCTAGATTAAACCTAGCCTATTGTTATCACCTGAATAGGGAATATGAAAAAGCGTTGGAGCAGGCGGAACTGGCGATTCAAAGCGTTCAAAACACTACCAGAAACCATATTTTTGGGCAAATTCTGGCACAATTGGCGGACGAATATTTAGCGCTTGGACGAGAAGAAGAAGGCTTTGCAAAATACAGAGAAGCAATTAATGTCCTTAAAGAAAGTGGTGAGATAGAAATTTACCACCGGGTGCTTAAACGCTATGCTGATGCACTAAAAGGCAAATACAAATTGCAAGAAGCTTTCGAAGTATATCGTAGCGCCTATTTAAGTTTTACAAAGTAG
- a CDS encoding alpha-mannosidase, whose translation MSIVEIGDTKSQPGNPQQEHVLVVVTHTHWDREWYLPFQNYRFKLVRLIDKLLNILDTSPDFKYFMLDGQTIVLDDYLEVCPEREADLKRHIESGRLLIGPWYILPDQFLISGEAHIQNMLRGLKACRKYGASMQVGYIPDSFGQISQMPQILRGFGIDTAVFWRGVGPEITQIEFLWEAPDGSIVNSAHLPGSANIGGYSTALAFNTGVASAVAQLGAVENFLIKRSTSGVTLLMNGDDHAEPTADLPEILKKVAEIMREKGKNYRFVHGTLPQFLEMVRQSGAWENPNVPRHRGEFRNPKLAHLLPGVTSARMWIKQWNHRVEGLLEREAGLALAWFRALPNAKSTYDPASLQGLYDTAWKYLLQNDPHDSICGCSVDQVHEEMKTRYAWAEQISIDLRDEGFRSIANLVDTAAISNEEKIQPIVVFNPIPLKRTDTTTLTVSVNPDFDDFVITDAEGAIYPHLITRREREVLFSMDIPAFALMGMKSHADDDGRVMGYSMVDIKFDRQLSNKEIVTVEVTAVYNSAAPTNPALMSYALSEAQKYMDDGVQTFKMTAYRQSSLALQFLSRDVPPTGYKTFALRARHENEPVFKQEVKNAPETIENEFYTIDVEAKTGLLTIVDKETGAVYSQINRFRDVADAGDEYNFSPIPQDKGIESYFDAPQIFVRLSELEQSIEVNTALELPYSLKADRQSRSEEMTLCSLTTVVTLTPGSRRIDFETAFHNKVEDHRLQVLFPAPFAATESKAEGIFDVITRPVGVPRFDSKWLEDPMPQAPQKTFVSINDAESKLGLTVINRGLPEHEIVKLPDGNSAIAITLLRSVGWLSRDDLKTRRGHAGPGMPTPGAQCQGRHYFHYALMPHKGEWLVSGAQQQAHAFNHPMIGVMAAKQVGELPISQSFVEIQPRVMALSTIKGSDDGAAVIVRLWNPSDRDIPICKVRFFRQFSSVSLVNLEENETVEVLQQETDGSYNFSAYAHKILTLRLDF comes from the coding sequence ATGTCCATTGTGGAAATAGGGGATACAAAATCGCAGCCGGGAAACCCGCAGCAAGAACACGTTCTGGTGGTCGTAACCCATACTCACTGGGATAGAGAATGGTATCTGCCCTTTCAGAATTACCGTTTCAAATTGGTACGCTTGATAGATAAACTTCTGAATATTCTTGATACCAGCCCTGACTTCAAATATTTTATGCTTGACGGTCAAACCATTGTGCTGGACGATTATCTTGAAGTGTGCCCTGAGCGCGAAGCCGATTTGAAGCGGCATATTGAAAGCGGACGTTTGCTGATAGGTCCTTGGTATATCCTACCTGACCAGTTTTTAATAAGCGGCGAAGCCCACATACAAAATATGCTGCGCGGTTTGAAAGCCTGCCGGAAGTATGGCGCATCTATGCAGGTGGGCTATATACCCGATTCTTTCGGGCAAATCAGCCAGATGCCCCAAATCTTGCGCGGTTTTGGCATTGATACCGCTGTTTTCTGGCGAGGGGTTGGTCCTGAAATTACCCAAATAGAATTTCTATGGGAAGCACCCGATGGTAGTATTGTAAATTCGGCTCATTTGCCCGGTAGCGCCAATATCGGCGGCTATAGCACCGCTCTAGCTTTTAATACCGGGGTTGCATCGGCGGTTGCGCAGTTGGGAGCGGTTGAGAATTTTTTGATAAAACGTTCTACCAGTGGTGTTACTCTTTTAATGAACGGCGATGACCACGCAGAGCCTACGGCTGATCTGCCCGAAATTCTTAAAAAAGTAGCGGAAATAATGCGAGAAAAGGGTAAAAATTACCGCTTTGTACACGGCACACTGCCCCAATTTCTGGAAATGGTGCGACAGAGCGGCGCGTGGGAAAATCCCAATGTTCCGCGACATCGTGGCGAGTTCCGCAACCCCAAATTAGCGCACCTGTTACCGGGAGTTACTTCGGCGCGTATGTGGATAAAACAGTGGAATCATCGGGTCGAGGGCTTGCTAGAACGCGAAGCGGGTTTGGCGTTAGCGTGGTTCAGAGCTTTGCCAAATGCTAAATCTACTTATGACCCTGCTTCCTTGCAAGGGCTTTATGATACTGCTTGGAAATACCTGTTGCAAAATGACCCGCACGATAGCATCTGTGGTTGCAGTGTCGATCAGGTTCATGAAGAAATGAAGACCCGCTATGCTTGGGCGGAGCAAATTTCTATCGATTTGCGCGATGAGGGTTTCCGTTCTATCGCAAATCTGGTCGATACTGCGGCGATTTCAAACGAGGAGAAAATCCAACCGATAGTGGTATTCAATCCCATTCCCTTGAAACGCACCGATACTACCACGCTTACCGTTTCGGTAAATCCCGATTTCGATGATTTTGTAATCACCGATGCTGAAGGGGCTATCTACCCGCACCTAATTACCCGCCGCGAACGTGAAGTCTTATTCAGTATGGATATCCCGGCATTTGCGCTGATGGGCATGAAGAGCCATGCAGATGATGACGGTCGGGTGATGGGTTATAGCATGGTCGATATCAAATTTGATCGGCAGCTATCTAACAAAGAGATTGTGACGGTAGAGGTTACGGCAGTATATAACAGCGCTGCGCCTACCAATCCTGCTTTGATGAGTTATGCTCTTAGCGAAGCTCAGAAGTATATGGATGATGGGGTTCAAACCTTTAAGATGACCGCTTATCGGCAAAGTTCGCTCGCCTTGCAGTTTTTGTCGCGTGATGTGCCGCCTACTGGTTACAAAACTTTTGCCTTACGCGCCAGACACGAAAATGAGCCTGTTTTCAAGCAAGAAGTAAAGAATGCACCGGAGACAATCGAAAACGAGTTTTATACTATAGATGTTGAGGCTAAGACCGGGCTTCTCACTATAGTAGATAAAGAAACCGGGGCTGTTTACTCGCAAATAAATCGTTTCAGGGATGTGGCAGATGCGGGGGATGAGTATAATTTTTCACCCATACCGCAGGATAAAGGAATCGAGAGCTACTTTGACGCTCCCCAGATTTTCGTGCGTCTTTCCGAACTGGAGCAATCCATCGAGGTGAATACTGCGCTGGAGTTGCCTTATAGCCTCAAAGCAGATCGGCAATCTCGTAGCGAAGAGATGACTCTGTGTTCCCTTACCACCGTTGTGACGCTTACTCCCGGTTCGCGCCGAATTGATTTCGAAACCGCTTTCCACAACAAGGTGGAAGACCACCGTTTACAGGTGCTTTTCCCTGCGCCTTTTGCAGCAACCGAAAGCAAAGCGGAAGGTATTTTTGATGTTATTACCCGCCCGGTGGGTGTGCCTCGTTTCGATAGCAAGTGGCTTGAAGACCCTATGCCACAAGCGCCTCAGAAAACCTTTGTGTCAATAAATGATGCAGAGTCTAAGCTAGGCTTAACTGTTATTAACCGAGGTTTGCCGGAACACGAAATAGTGAAATTACCTGATGGCAACAGCGCCATTGCGATTACACTTTTGCGTTCGGTGGGTTGGCTCAGTCGTGACGACCTCAAAACTCGGCGCGGTCATGCCGGACCCGGTATGCCAACACCCGGCGCACAATGTCAGGGACGGCACTATTTCCACTATGCTCTTATGCCTCATAAGGGCGAATGGCTGGTTTCAGGCGCACAGCAGCAAGCACACGCCTTTAACCATCCTATGATTGGCGTGATGGCAGCGAAACAAGTGGGAGAGTTGCCAATTTCCCAGAGTTTCGTGGAAATTCAGCCGCGCGTGATGGCTCTCAGCACTATTAAAGGCAGTGATGACGGGGCAGCAGTTATTGTACGGCTCTGGAATCCGAGCGATAGAGATATTCCGATTTGCAAGGTACGTTTCTTCCGGCAATTCTCTAGTGTCAGTCTGGTCAATTTAGAGGAAAACGAAACGGTGGAGGTCTTGCAGCAGGAAACAGACGGCAGTTACAATTTCTCGGCTTACGCCCACAAGATTCTAACCTTGCGCCTCGACTTCTAA